CGGAGGCGACATAGCCGGCGCCTGTGGCGCCCTGCGCGGTGAGTACCTCGGCGATCCGGTGCCCACCAACGCGCCTCGGTAGGTCTCGCGGATCATGACCTGGTCAGCTTCGGGCCTTCGGCCGGCTCGTCGTAGGGGGACGCTCGACGAGATCGACGGCGTGGTGATGTCGGCGCCTGCGGCTTGTAGGCGGTCCTGTTCGGTTTCGATCCCGCTCACCGTGTAGGCCAGGATCAGGCCGGCGGCGTGTTACTCGCGCTGGTCGGGCGACAGGACCTCGGCGCTGCGGGCGAGCAGGACGATGTCCATCACGTCGGCGTGGGTGAGGGCGGTCGGTGGCGGCCCCAGTCTCGTCCACCTCGGACGAACCGATCAGCAGGTGCCGCAGGGTCAGGACCCGTTGGAAGTCCCGTACGGCACAGAAGGCGATCCCTGGTCCGATGTCGGCGACACTGATTATCAGGCTGCGCCGGTTCTCCACCCGGGCGGCGAGGACGGCCTGTGCCAGCAGTCGCGAGCCGACGTCACGGCGGCGCCGGTCAAGGTGGACGTGCAGCTCCATCTCGGCCAGAGTCTCCTGTCCCTGGGGGGTGAACAGCCGCAGCGCGGCGACACCGTTGACCGTGCCGTCGGGTTCGGCGGCCCGCCAGAACAGTCGGCGGCTGTCCAAACCCGTCGTGGTGCCCGGGGTGTGCACCTGCTCCAGCGTGGGCAGCGGCTGGCCGAGCAGGTCGTGCGCCAGCGACGCGGCCAGGACGGTGCGCCAGGGCCGAATGTGCTCGGCCGGCATCGAGGACAGCGCGTGGATGGTGATCGTGTTTGCCAAGGCGATTCCTTCTTGTCCTTCGGTGATCGGTACCTATGGTCATCAGGGAATGCCGATGCGAACGGGTCAGTGCGGGGCCGGAACAGCCTTTTCCGCGGCTCGGCTCACCTGTTCCCAGCCGGCCCAGGTGTCCATGCGCTGCCGGGAGATGTCGAAGGCGAGGTCGTAGACCATGCTGCCCAGCAACAGCCGCAGTGGCGGGTCGTCGCTGGCGACAAGCGTCATCACGGCCTCGGCGGCCAGCCGTGGCTCGCTGTCGATCGAGCCTTCCGCCCACTGCTTCTCCAGTTCCGCACGCAGCGAGTCGTAGACCGGGTCCGGGTTGG
The nucleotide sequence above comes from Plantactinospora soyae. Encoded proteins:
- a CDS encoding GNAT family N-acetyltransferase, producing the protein MANTITIHALSSMPAEHIRPWRTVLAASLAHDLLGQPLPTLEQVHTPGTTTGLDSRRLFWRAAEPDGTVNGVAALRLFTPQGQETLAEMELHVHLDRRRRDVGSRLLAQAVLAARVENRRSLIISVADIGPGIAFCAVRDFQRVLTLRHLLIGSSEVDETGAATDRPHPRRRDGHRPARPQRRGPVARPARVTRRRPDPGLHGERDRNRTGPPTSRRRRHHHAVDLVERPPTTSRPKARS